A window of the Alnus glutinosa chromosome 4, dhAlnGlut1.1, whole genome shotgun sequence genome harbors these coding sequences:
- the LOC133865610 gene encoding uncharacterized protein LOC133865610 codes for MGFPKSCSWSWKKLLHLREVAKELLSFKVGTGHNISLWFDAWHLDGRLIDNYGFRAAYDSGLSRNACVSTVLHEGSWNWPPARSGDLVAIQVVWHPMAIPRHAFILWLVFRQAIATKEKMCGWAFMGHTLCRFCFHVQESIDHLFFQCGFSRHIWRNLMADCSSPSPIVSWDDIVLWACSLKGKGLHTTLCKLGLAAAVYHIWRLQNEFCFGNSPLTEEALVARIKWDVRTKVLTRKFKRSPLDRQLSALWML; via the exons ATGGGCT TTCCTAAGAGTTGTTCTTGGAGCTGGAAAAAACTTCTGCATCTTAGAGAAGTTGCCAAGGAGTTGTTGAGTTTCAAAGTGGGAACGGGCCataacatttctctttggtTTGATGCATGGCACCTGGATGGTAGACTGATTGATAATTATGGTTTTCGGGCTGCTTATGATTCTGGCCTTAGTCGGAATGCTTGTGTCTCCACTGTTCTACACGAAGGTTCCTGGAATTGGCCCCCTGCTAGATCAGGTGATCTGGTGGCTATTCAG GTTGTATGGCATCCCATGGCTATTCCTCGACATGCTTTCATATTGTGGCTGGTTTTTAGACAGGCCATTGCGACTAAGGAGAAAATGTGTGGCTGGGCATTTATGGGGCATACCTTATGTAGGTTCTGTTTTCATGTGCAAGAATCGATTGATCATCTTTTTTTCCAATGTGGCTTTAGTCGCCATATTTGGCGAAACCTTATGGCGGATTGCTCAAGTCCTAGTCCTATTGTTAGCTGGGATGATATTGTGTTGTGGGCTTGTAGTCTTAAGGGTAAGGGGCTGCACACCACTCTTTGTAAGCTTGGTTTGGCTGCAGCTGTTTATCACATTTGGAGGTTGCAAAATGAGTTTTGTTTTGGAAATTCCCCCTTGACAGAGGAAGCCTTGGTTGCTCGGATCAAATGGGATGTTAGGACTAAGGTGTTGACCCGAAAATTCAAGAGATCTCCTCTTGATAGGCAGCTTTCGGCTTTATGGATGTTATAG
- the LOC133867434 gene encoding protein FLX-like 3 encodes MAGRNRMPRHPENFRGSRDGLRPVVSRGPGPLPFHPAALKEELEMQNREMKGIIAENRVVIDDNTLLQRELRAAKDEIHRLGQVIPKLQAEKEDQARELIERGLKLEADLRASEPLRAEVTQLRAEVQKLNALRQDLSAQVQRLTQDVNHAQAENQQLIDMRGDIDGMHNELIEARRAYEYEKRAKEEQIEQKQAMEENLISMAREIERLRAEQLNAERITRGLGGRGYGMLDGGLESRYPSGAFGDGYGGGWGHYDKRDRRSDLLRR; translated from the exons ATGGCAGGAAGAAATCGTATGCCTCGTCATCCTGAAAATTTCCGTGGTTCACGTGATGGTCTTCGGCCTGTTGTAAGCCGTGGACCAGGACCCCTGCCTTTTCACCCTGCAGCTTTGAAAGAGGAACTTGAAAtgcaaaatagagaaatgaagGGGATAATTGCAGAGAATCGGGTTGTTATTGATGACAATACACTTCTTCAAAGAGAATTAAGGGCTGCGAAAGATGAGATTCACAGATTGGGGCAGGTCATACCCAAACTCCAGGCTGAGAAGGAGGATCAGGCCAGGGAGTTGATCGAGAGAGGATTAAAGCTGGAAGCTGATCTTCGTGCTTCTGAGCCTCTGAGAGCAGAGGTTACGCAGTTAAGAGCCGAAGTTCAGAAATTGAATGCTCTAAGACAGGATTTGTCTGCCCAAGTCCAAAGACTCACACAGGACGTTAACCATGCACAAGCTGAGAATCAGCAACTGATTGACATGAGGGGTGATATTGATGGGATGCACAACGAGCTTATTGAGGCCAG GAGGGCTTATGAGTATGAGAAGAGAGCCAAGGAAGAACAAATTGAACAGAAGCAAGCAATGGAAGAAAACCTTATTTCCATGGCTCGTGAAATAGAGAGGCTGCGAGCAGAGCAGCTGAATGCAGAGAGGATAACACGAGGACTAG GTGGCAGAGGTTATGGGATGTTGGATGGAGGCCTTGAATCGAGATATCCAAGTGGTGCATTTGGCGATGGCTATGGTGGTGGTTGGGGACATTATGATAAGCGTGACCGGCGAAGTGACCTTCTTCGACGTTGA
- the LOC133865609 gene encoding LOB domain-containing protein 42 produces MRMSCNGCRVLRKGCSDDCTIRPCLQWIKSPDSQANATLFLAKSYGRAGLLNLVNVGPQHLRPAIFKSLLYEACGRIVNPIYGAVGLLWSGNWAKCQGAVEAVLAGSPIVGGDEAHLKACDIRGVPKEDSISAASRELHRVKTRAGFKRSVIRSKPQVGSVVSEHVNAGQSSHDSWLGNGYISQENESMLSVETVEASPANRSKREPVWEFHSQIEDGEVGLELTLGLAPVHAH; encoded by the exons ATGAGGATGAGCTGCAATGGCTGCAGGGTTCTTCGCAAAGGCTGCAGCGATGACTGCACCATTAGGCCCTGCCTTCAATGGATCAAGTCCCCTGATTCCCAAGCCAATGCCACTCTCTTCCTCGCCAAATCTTATGGCCGTGCCGGCCTCCTCAACCTCGTCAATGTCGGCCCCCAACACCTCCGCCCTG CTATATTCAAGTCACTGTTATATGAAGCTTGCGGTCGGATTGTTAATCCAATCTATGGCGCAGTGGGGTTACTCTGGTCCGGGAACTGGGCCAAGTGCCAAGGCGCCGTTGAAGCTGTCCTCGCAGGGTCACCGATCGTGGGTGGTGATGAGGCTCATCTCAAAGCCTGCGACATACGCGGCGTGCCCAAGGAGGACTCCATCTCCGCCGCTTCTCGTGAACTTCACAGGGTTAAAACCCGGGCAGGGTTCAAGCGGTCCGTTATCAGGTCCAAGCCCCAAGTTGGCTCGGTGGTTTCAGAGCATGTCAACGCGGGGCAGAGTAGTCATGACTCGTGGCTGGGAAATGGGTATATTAGCCAAGAAAACGAGAGCATGTTATCGGTTGAGACCGTGGAGGCCTCCCCGGCGAACCGCTCCAAACGTGAGCCGGTTTGGGAATTTCACAGCCAAATTGAAGATGGTGAGGTTGGCTTGGAACTGACTCTTGGGTTGGCGCCAGTTCACGCCCACTAG
- the LOC133866713 gene encoding zinc finger protein CONSTANS-LIKE 16-like produces the protein MICDKSLANAVGGKTARACDSCIRKRARWYCAADDAFLCEACDLSVHSANPLARRHDRVRLKTASLKSLDGDSEPSWHRGFTRKARTPRHGKPVNHQTPKSEVESVRNPFSLVPEVGADETTSYEEKEEQLLYRVPIFDPFLAELCSSTATSKDEAVAEGQTSAINGSESKVSLGNNYGHDVDNLHGCLPSDMDLAEFAADVESLLGRGFENECFGMEGLGLMDCKLEEEGSLSSGRVKLEEEDGMEAVTAACRVDDTEIDMMREPFELSFDYDSPATCENEDEKVVANKINGGGLAADDAKKKKKKKILLNLDYEAVITAWASQGSPWASGERPDFDPDECWPDCLGTGLHHPYGDFGGTGGSPAMADGGREARVSRYREKRRTRLFSKKIRYEVRKLNAEKRPRMKGRFVKRTSFAGPAFPLLAK, from the exons ATGATTTGTGACAAGAGTTTGGCAAACGCCGTCGGCGGCAAGACGGCTAGAGCCTGCGACAGCTGTATACGAAAACGGGCTCGGTGGTACTGTGCCGCCGACGATGCTTTCTTATGCGAAGCTTGTGACTTGTCTGTTCACTCAGCTAACCCATTAGCGCGTAGACATGACAGGGTTCGCTTGAAAACGGCATCGCTCAAATCCTTGGATGGAGATTCCGAACCATCATGGCACCGAGGGTTCACTAGAAAAGCGCGGACGCCACGACACGGAAAGCCCGTGAATCATCAAACACCGAAATCCGAAGTAGAGTCTGTAAGAAACCCATTTTCTCTAGTGCCGGAAGTCGGTGCGGACGAGACGACGTCGTAcgaagaaaaggaggagcagCTTCTTTATAGGGTCCCGATATTCGATCCATTTCTTGCTGAGCTATGCTCGAGTACCGCGACTTCGAAAGATGAAGCGGTTGCAGAGGGACAAACTAGTGCTATTAATGGAAGCGAGTCTAAGGTCTCGTTGGGTAATAATTATGGTCATGATGTGGATAACTTACATGGGTGTCTTCCATCTGACATGGATCTTGCTGAGTTTGCTGCTGATGTCGAGAGCTTACTGGGTAGGGGGTTTGAGAATGAGTGTTTTGGTATGGAAGGGTTGGGGCTAATGGATTGTAAATTAGAGGAGGAGGGTTCTTTGAGCAGTGGAAGGGTCAAGCTTGAGGAAGAAGATGGTATGGAAGCTGTTACGGCGGCGTGCCGGGTCGATGATACTGAGATTGATATGATGAGGGAACCGTTTGAATTGAGCTTTGACTACGATTCTCCTGCCACGTGTGAGAACGAAGATGAGAAGGTGGTGGCTAATAAGATTAATGGTGGGGGACTAGCAGCAGACGatgcaaagaagaagaagaagaagaagatattgtTGAATCTGGATTATGAGGCCGTCATCACGGCATGGGCTAGCCAAGGGTCTCCGTGGGCCTCCGGTGAACGTCCGGATTTTGACCCTGATGAATGTTGGCCAGACTGCCTG GGCACTGGACTTCATCATCCATACGGAGATTTTGGGGGAACTGGGGGAAGCCCGGCAATGGCTGACGGGGGGAGAGAAGCAAGAGTATCGAGGTACAGAGAAAAACGAAGAACGCGGCTCTTCTCAAAGAAAATAAGATACGAGGTTCGGAAGTTGAATGCGGAGAAGAGGCCTCGAATGAAAGGGAGGTTCGTAAAGAGGACATCCTTTGCAGGACCTGCTTTTCCTTTACTCGCCAAGTAA
- the LOC133866547 gene encoding homocysteine S-methyltransferase 1, which produces MGKEKGTPASLEDLIEKAGGCAVVDGGFATQLERHGAVINDPLWSALCLIKDPDLIKRVHLEYLEAGADILVTSSYQATLPGFLSRGLSFEEGELLLEKSVKLAVEARDSFWDSVERTPGHCYNRALVAASIGSYGAYLADGSEYSGCYGPDVNLDKLKDFHRRRLQVLVEAGPDLLAFETIPNKIEAQACVELLEEQNIQVPSWICFSSVDGENAPSGERFKECLDIINKSNKVHAVGINCAPPHFIEALISKFKELTKKAIVVYPNSGEVWDGRAKRWLPSKCFGDDKFELFATRWRDAGAKLIGGCCRTTPSTIQAISKVLKERS; this is translated from the exons ATGGGGAAGGAGAAGGGGACGCCGGCGTCATTGGAGGATCTGATAGAGAAGGCGGGAGGTTGTGCGGTGGTGGACGGAGGCTTCGCTACGCAGCTTGAGAGACACGGTGCTGTCATCAACGACCCTCTCTGGAGCGCTCTCTGTCTCATCAAGGACCCTGATCTCATCAAGcgg GTCCACTTGGAATACTTGGAGGCTGGTGCTGATATTTTGGTCACTTCATCTTACCAG GCCACCCTTCCCGGATTTCTGTCCAGAGGATTGTCGTTTGAAGAAGGGGAGTTGTTACTAGAAAAGAGCGTCAAGTTGGCTGTTGAAGCTCGAGATAGTTTCTGGGACTCTGTGGAAAGGACTCCTGGACATTGCTATAACAGGGCGTTGGTTGCAGCCTCTATTGGAAGCTATGGAGCTTATCTTGCTGATGGTTCAGAATACAG TGGGTGTTACGGACCAGATGTGAATTTGGATAAGCTGAAGGATTTCCACCGCCGCAGATTGCAAGTTCTTGTGGAAGCAGGTCCAGATTTACTTGCCTTTGAGACCATTCCCAATAAAATTGAAGCTCAG GCCTGTGTTGAGTTGCTTGAAGAACAAAACATCCAAGTTCCATCTTGGATCTGTTTTAGCTCTGTAGATGGTGAGAATGCCCCATCAGGCGAGAGGTTTAAGGAGTGCCTTGACATAATAAATAAGAGTAACAAAGTACATGCAGTGGGAATAAACTGTGCACCTCCCCATTTTATTGAAGCCCTTATATCCAAATTTAAGGAG TTAACCAAGAAGGCAATAGTTGTTTACCCCAATAGTGGCGAGGTATGGGATGGCAGAGCTAAGAGATGGCTG CCATCTAAGTGTTTTGGCGATGACAAATTTGAATTGTTTGCAACAAGATGGCGTGATGCCGGAGCTAAACTCATCGGAGGCTGCTGTCGGACAACACCTTCCACCATTCAAGCCATTTCAAAGGTTTTAAAAGAAAGGTCGTAA